The genome window CTCTTCATACTGGATGTATGGGGCATTTCGACAAAATTCAAGCGCTTGTCCGTGAGTGCGTGCTTTTTGCAAAATTGCTTAAAACCTATACGATTCATCTGGATATTGATCAGCCAGTCACCGTTCTCGTTCACGCTGTCCGAATGTACCGCACCAATTTGATACAAGGCGGAGCGGACGGCCCCTTGCTTTGCCGACAAGCGCAGCTCACCACAAATATGGTATTCGGCAAATTGATCGATCAATGCGCGGTGCAAAGCATCCAGACCTTCGCGTCGTAAAGCCGACAACCAGACACTGGCGGCGTGTGCAGATGGGCCATTTGACTGAGCGGGTTGATAGCCGGGTGATTTGCCCATGCGATCAATTTTGTTGTACACCAGAATTTGCGGCACGTCGGCCGCCCCCACTTCCTCCAATACTTCGTTCACCTGTTCAGCCCGTTCAATGTGTTGCGGGTCACTGTTATCGAGCACATGCAACAAAACATCGGCATCGCGCGTTTCTTGCAAGGTTGAGCGAAACGCCGCCACCAGTTCGTGCGGCAGATCGCGTACAAAACCAACGGTGTCGGCGAGAACCACCGAAAAATTTGGCAATAACTGCAATTGCCGCAAGGTCGGGTCCAGGGTTGCAAACAATTGATCTGCCACATAGACCTCTGAGCGGGTAAGGGCGTTAAATAAAGTGGATTTACCGGCGTTGGTGTAGCCCACCAATGCTACGGTTGGAACGTCAGCACGTTGTCGGGTGTTACGCCCCAGATCGCGTTGTGCAGTGACCTTGTTGAGCTTGCGGTTTAAGGATTTAATGCGCAGATTCAAAAGACGTCGATCAGTCTCCAGCTGGGTTTCACCCGGTCCGCGTAATCCAATCCCACCTTTTTGTCGCTCAAGGTGGGTCCAGCCACGCACCAGTCGAGTGGACAAATGTTTTAACTGAGCCAACTCAACTTGTAACTTGCCTTCAAAACTTCGGGCACGTTGCGCAAAGATATCCAGGATCAGCCCGGCTCTGTCTAAAACACGACACGACCATTGTTTTTCCAGATTACGTTCTTGTGACGGGGACAGCATGGCATTCACTAATACCAGTTCAGCACAATGCTGTTTGACCAATTGCTTGATCTGTTCAACTTTGCCACTGCCCAAATAATACCGGGCATTGGGGTGGCGCAAATTGACTTTTTCTTCCGCCACAATTTCACCGCCAGCCGACTTGGCCAGCAAGGCAAACTCTTCAACTTCATCTGAAGATATTTTATTACTGCTTGCATGTTGCTGGTTGAGATGCACCAACAGCACAGATTCACCATCTGTGTTTCGCACGCCGGGACGGTCTATGAATGATTCAACCAAAACAATTTACATGAGGATTAATGGAAATAAAATAATATGGGATGCGTTTTATCCATTTTGAATTATAGACAAACCGGAATTCGCCAGTAGCGAAATCCGACTCGAATCATATGAAATTTAAACAGGTATTCTTAATCTGTCGCTGTATCAATAGCCACAGCGTCATCTGCGTCAAGTTCTTCGTCCGGGTTTTGTGGATTAAAGCGCGGCAACTGTACGGCGCGCGATGGAACCACGGTGGAGATGGCGTGCTTGTACACCATTTGATTAACACTGTTGCGTAACAACACCACAAACTGGTCAAAGGATTCAATTTGGCCTTGCAATTTAATTCCATTGATCAGATAAATAGAAACCGGAATACGGTCTTTTCGCAAAATATTTAAAAACGGGTCTT of Gammaproteobacteria bacterium contains these proteins:
- the hfq gene encoding RNA chaperone Hfq; this encodes MSRAHNLQDPFLNILRKDRIPVSIYLINGIKLQGQIESFDQFVVLLRNSVNQMVYKHAISTVVPSRAVQLPRFNPQNPDEELDADDAVAIDTATD
- the hflX gene encoding GTPase HflX; translated protein: MRNTDGESVLLVHLNQQHASSNKISSDEVEEFALLAKSAGGEIVAEEKVNLRHPNARYYLGSGKVEQIKQLVKQHCAELVLVNAMLSPSQERNLEKQWSCRVLDRAGLILDIFAQRARSFEGKLQVELAQLKHLSTRLVRGWTHLERQKGGIGLRGPGETQLETDRRLLNLRIKSLNRKLNKVTAQRDLGRNTRQRADVPTVALVGYTNAGKSTLFNALTRSEVYVADQLFATLDPTLRQLQLLPNFSVVLADTVGFVRDLPHELVAAFRSTLQETRDADVLLHVLDNSDPQHIERAEQVNEVLEEVGAADVPQILVYNKIDRMGKSPGYQPAQSNGPSAHAASVWLSALRREGLDALHRALIDQFAEYHICGELRLSAKQGAVRSALYQIGAVHSDSVNENGDWLINIQMNRIGFKQFCKKHALTDKRLNFVEMPHTSSMKSKVFAS